In one window of Nakamurella sp. PAMC28650 DNA:
- a CDS encoding ABC transporter ATP-binding protein: MIRFDDVTKKYPDGTVAVDGLSLTAPSGQITVFVGPSGCGKTTSLRMINRMIEPTGGTIWMDDQDTGKVAPATLRRGIGYVIQHAGLFPHRTILDNIVTVPSLLGQDKKKARARGMELMERVGLEARFAGRYPAQLSGGQQQRVGVARALAADPPVMLMDEPFSAVDPVVREQLQQEFLRLQSELGKTIVFVTHDIDEAIKLGDQVAVLNVGGILAQLATPAELLSRPANAFVAGFVGRDRGYRALGFENDTVPLRTEPTIALGGTVAEAVRVAEDGWVLVVDTANSPQGWLNVNHGSYDGSTQISPALLNLGGTLATEGGTLRNTLDAALSSPSGRGVVVDESSRLLGTVTTADVVARIEAKAAASRAVEPAVRG, encoded by the coding sequence ATGATCAGGTTCGACGACGTGACGAAGAAGTACCCCGACGGAACGGTAGCGGTCGACGGGCTGAGCCTGACCGCCCCGTCCGGACAGATCACCGTGTTCGTCGGCCCTTCCGGATGCGGCAAGACCACCTCCCTCCGGATGATCAACCGGATGATCGAGCCGACCGGCGGCACGATCTGGATGGACGACCAGGACACCGGCAAGGTCGCCCCGGCCACGCTGCGCCGTGGGATCGGGTACGTCATCCAGCACGCCGGCCTGTTCCCGCACCGCACCATCCTGGACAACATCGTGACGGTCCCCAGCCTGCTCGGGCAGGACAAGAAGAAGGCAAGGGCCCGGGGGATGGAACTGATGGAACGCGTGGGGCTGGAGGCCAGGTTCGCCGGCCGGTACCCGGCCCAGCTCTCCGGCGGTCAGCAGCAGCGCGTCGGTGTGGCTCGCGCGCTGGCTGCCGACCCTCCCGTCATGTTGATGGACGAACCGTTCTCCGCGGTCGACCCGGTGGTGCGTGAGCAGCTGCAGCAGGAATTCCTGCGGCTGCAGTCGGAGCTGGGGAAGACCATCGTCTTCGTCACGCACGACATCGACGAGGCGATCAAACTCGGCGACCAGGTGGCCGTGCTCAACGTCGGCGGCATCCTGGCCCAGCTGGCCACCCCCGCCGAACTGCTGTCCCGCCCGGCCAACGCCTTCGTCGCCGGTTTCGTCGGTCGGGATCGCGGATACCGCGCGCTCGGCTTCGAGAACGACACGGTGCCGTTGCGCACGGAGCCGACGATTGCCCTGGGTGGCACGGTGGCCGAGGCCGTGCGCGTCGCCGAAGACGGCTGGGTGCTGGTGGTCGACACCGCCAACTCACCGCAGGGCTGGCTGAACGTCAACCACGGCAGCTATGACGGCAGCACGCAGATCTCCCCCGCGCTGCTGAACCTGGGCGGCACCCTGGCCACCGAGGGGGGAACCCTGCGCAACACCCTGGACGCGGCCCTGTCCTCGCCGTCCGGCCGGGGCGTCGTGGTGGACGAGTCCTCCCGTCTGCTCGGCACCGTCACGACCGCCGACGTGGTCGCGCGCATCGAGGCCAAGGCCGCCGCGAGCCGGGCCGTCGAGCCGGCGGTCCGCGGCTGA
- a CDS encoding IclR family transcriptional regulator produces the protein MSNFSSPAGEHPVRSEHTAAGPVSSTRAVERAMELLAQVCDQGGIGLAECARRSGLAASTALRLLRTLETSHLIIRDDRGLFRAGPRLIQLGAAALSRQSLVGAAEPALRRIVQGCGESAYLCLPGPTDSAVYAGMVEGLHSVRHTSWVGRSIPLRGTAAGAAFRGDVPAEGFVVMRSAVEPDVTAIAAPVHRPAFPSDTGEQGVETIAVLSVVGPAYRVDGAQAAVIGRLVSTEARALSGRFTVPSHPAHPARVVGARASMRSTG, from the coding sequence TTGAGCAACTTCTCTTCACCGGCCGGCGAGCACCCCGTCCGGAGCGAGCACACGGCCGCCGGCCCGGTCTCCTCCACCCGGGCCGTCGAGCGGGCGATGGAACTGCTGGCGCAGGTCTGCGACCAGGGCGGGATCGGGCTGGCCGAGTGCGCACGGCGTTCCGGCCTCGCCGCGAGCACCGCCCTCCGCCTGCTGCGCACGCTGGAGACATCGCACCTGATCATCCGCGACGATCGCGGACTCTTCCGCGCCGGGCCGCGTCTGATCCAACTCGGCGCGGCGGCGTTGAGCCGACAATCCCTGGTCGGGGCGGCCGAGCCGGCGCTTCGACGGATCGTCCAGGGTTGCGGCGAATCCGCCTACCTCTGCCTCCCCGGCCCCACCGACAGCGCGGTCTACGCCGGGATGGTCGAGGGCCTGCACTCGGTGCGTCACACGAGCTGGGTCGGGCGCAGCATCCCGCTCCGCGGCACGGCGGCCGGGGCGGCCTTCCGGGGCGACGTGCCTGCTGAAGGGTTCGTGGTCATGCGGTCCGCGGTCGAGCCGGACGTCACCGCCATCGCGGCCCCTGTGCACCGGCCGGCCTTCCCCTCCGACACCGGGGAGCAGGGTGTCGAGACGATTGCCGTTCTCTCTGTCGTGGGTCCCGCCTACCGTGTGGATGGCGCGCAGGCGGCGGTGATCGGACGTTTGGTCAGTACGGAGGCAAGGGCACTGAGCGGGCGGTTCACCGTGCCGTCGCACCCGGCGCACCCGGCACGGGTCGTCGGTGCCAGAGCGTCCATGAGGTCGACCGGATGA
- a CDS encoding aromatic amino acid ammonia-lyase: MTTGAGSRARGGRGLELDGMSLTTGQIDGAARGRTPIGLSEVGLARAAASQQFADTVARRRAVYGRSTGVGANRTVRVTGDQAAHVLALLRSHATSAGEARSAERVRAMLVIRLNQLATGGSGVDPGVLDGLLAMINADALPDVRELGSIGTGDLSALATTALALMGEEPTTAALPSSTSFGPTDGLAFISSNAATLGDAALAVSSLAESARAALVIAALTFHAVGGNAEAYSAAVLLATPFPGAAEVCAVLREMVGSDPSGVRVDDTGLVLQPARIQDPFGLRALPQVHGPVLDQLSNATAVVDALANAPTENPVFLATATGSGGGPDGGLVAHHAGFHMAYLQIALDSLGLAVAQSAQLVMARMATLIEPGLSSLPPFLGDGTAGASGVMVCEYVAASAAGAIRAGAVPAGLQTATLSRGVEEDASFASLSAVQCLHIAERYRQLLACELVVAVRANRMQRRTPAGRIAEALRVCTPLPAGLEDRNLTTDLTMAGDLIPALAALVDGDR; this comes from the coding sequence GTGACCACTGGAGCAGGCAGCAGGGCCCGCGGCGGGCGCGGCCTCGAACTGGACGGGATGTCGCTGACGACGGGACAGATCGACGGCGCCGCCCGTGGACGCACACCGATCGGGCTGAGCGAGGTGGGCCTGGCCAGGGCCGCGGCGTCCCAGCAGTTCGCCGACACCGTCGCCCGCCGCCGCGCCGTCTACGGACGATCGACGGGGGTCGGGGCCAACCGGACGGTCCGGGTCACCGGTGACCAGGCCGCTCACGTCCTGGCGCTGCTGCGCAGCCACGCCACCTCGGCCGGCGAGGCCAGGTCGGCCGAGCGGGTCCGCGCGATGCTGGTGATCCGTCTGAACCAGCTGGCCACCGGAGGCAGCGGGGTGGATCCCGGTGTGCTGGACGGGTTGCTCGCCATGATCAACGCCGACGCCCTGCCCGACGTGCGTGAGCTCGGCAGCATCGGAACGGGTGACCTGTCGGCCCTGGCCACCACCGCGCTGGCCCTGATGGGGGAGGAGCCGACCACGGCTGCGCTGCCGTCGTCGACGTCCTTCGGGCCCACCGACGGGCTGGCCTTCATCTCCAGCAACGCGGCCACGCTCGGCGATGCAGCCCTGGCGGTGTCATCCCTGGCCGAGTCCGCCCGGGCCGCTCTGGTGATCGCCGCCCTCACCTTCCACGCCGTCGGCGGCAACGCTGAGGCCTACTCCGCCGCCGTGCTGCTGGCGACGCCGTTTCCCGGCGCGGCCGAGGTCTGCGCTGTGCTCCGCGAGATGGTCGGCTCCGATCCGTCCGGGGTCCGCGTCGACGACACGGGACTGGTCCTCCAGCCCGCCCGGATCCAGGACCCGTTCGGTCTGCGCGCGTTGCCCCAGGTCCACGGCCCGGTGCTGGACCAGTTGAGCAACGCGACCGCCGTCGTCGATGCGCTGGCGAACGCGCCGACCGAGAACCCGGTGTTCCTCGCCACGGCCACCGGGTCCGGAGGTGGGCCGGACGGCGGGCTGGTGGCCCACCACGCCGGGTTCCACATGGCCTACCTGCAGATCGCGCTGGACTCGCTGGGCTTGGCGGTCGCGCAGAGCGCCCAACTCGTGATGGCCAGGATGGCGACCCTGATCGAGCCGGGTCTGAGCTCGCTGCCACCCTTCCTTGGTGACGGGACCGCGGGCGCGTCGGGTGTGATGGTCTGCGAGTACGTCGCCGCTTCCGCAGCCGGGGCGATCCGGGCCGGTGCCGTGCCGGCCGGCCTGCAGACCGCGACGTTGTCCCGCGGGGTGGAGGAGGACGCCAGTTTCGCGTCCCTGTCGGCGGTGCAGTGTCTGCACATCGCCGAGCGCTACCGCCAGTTGCTCGCCTGCGAGCTGGTCGTCGCCGTGCGGGCGAACCGCATGCAGCGCCGGACCCCGGCCGGGCGGATCGCCGAGGCGCTCCGGGTCTGCACGCCCCTACCGGCCGGTCTCGAGGACCGCAACCTGACGACCGACCTGACGATGGCCGGCGACCTCATCCCGGCCCTGGCGGCCCTGGTCGACGGCGATCGTTGA
- a CDS encoding cysteine dioxygenase family protein — MTVPAVIATAPPAQPDRLLDHLPDTVATIITLPSTEGRPVSGAVSISDVVAGARRADGVAGLTLENLPGRDLGADELAELAASVAAEPGRWAGHVAFSDDQRHYVSLHRDTHVDVWLLCWTPRSDTGWHDHDISSGAVAVTQGTLTEHNLAVGAPSMSTDVPAGLVFAFGPDHIHRLTGRDAGSVSIHAYSPPLWRMGQYTVSHSGMLRRRSVSYADELRPLDDMA, encoded by the coding sequence ATGACCGTTCCCGCCGTCATCGCCACCGCTCCGCCCGCACAGCCGGACCGCCTGCTCGATCATCTGCCGGACACGGTGGCGACGATCATCACCCTGCCCTCCACCGAGGGGCGGCCGGTCAGCGGCGCTGTGTCGATCTCCGACGTCGTCGCCGGCGCCCGCCGCGCCGACGGGGTGGCCGGTCTGACGCTGGAGAACCTTCCGGGACGCGACCTCGGGGCGGACGAGCTCGCCGAACTGGCCGCCTCGGTCGCCGCCGAACCCGGGCGCTGGGCCGGGCACGTCGCCTTCTCAGATGACCAGCGGCACTACGTCTCGCTCCATCGCGACACCCACGTCGACGTGTGGTTGCTGTGCTGGACCCCCCGCAGCGACACCGGCTGGCACGACCACGACATCTCATCGGGGGCCGTTGCAGTCACCCAGGGGACGCTCACCGAGCACAACCTCGCCGTCGGTGCACCGAGCATGTCCACCGACGTCCCGGCCGGCCTCGTCTTCGCCTTCGGTCCGGACCACATCCACCGGCTGACCGGCCGCGACGCCGGCAGCGTGTCGATCCACGCCTACTCACCGCCGCTCTGGCGGATGGGTCAGTACACGGTCAGCCACAGTGGAATGCTCCGCCGCCGGTCGGTGTCCTACGCCGACGAACTGCGCCCGCTGGACGACATGGCCTGA
- a CDS encoding amidohydrolase family protein, whose translation MTRLSGVIDVHQHLWPSALIDALRNSDTDPRLSGWRLTLPGEPPYDVQPADHDLRARRELDGDLALALVSLSSPLGIESLHPDVARPLLDAWHRGAAALPAPFGAWASVHATEPDLADLTDLLAGGFVGLQVPATSMLTPAAIERLAPVLRVCEEAGRPVLVHPGPSARAADGEEFPAWWPAVVDYTSQLTAAWWSWQATGRALLPTLRICFAAGAGLAPIHHERFHIRGGGNPPPIDRLTFVETSSYGTRALDALIRVLGIDVIVNGTDRPYAGPTDLRMGEAATHAVRVANPTRLLEGGPS comes from the coding sequence ATGACCAGACTCTCCGGCGTCATCGACGTCCACCAACACCTGTGGCCGTCCGCGCTGATCGACGCCCTGCGCAACTCCGACACGGATCCCCGACTGTCCGGGTGGCGGCTGACCCTCCCCGGCGAGCCGCCCTACGACGTCCAGCCGGCCGACCACGATCTGCGGGCCCGGCGGGAACTCGACGGCGATTTGGCGCTGGCCCTGGTGTCGCTGTCGAGTCCCCTCGGCATCGAATCGCTCCATCCGGACGTCGCCCGACCGCTCCTGGATGCCTGGCACCGGGGAGCGGCGGCCCTGCCGGCGCCGTTCGGGGCCTGGGCCTCCGTCCACGCCACCGAGCCGGACCTCGCCGACCTGACCGACCTGCTCGCCGGCGGATTCGTCGGGCTCCAGGTGCCGGCGACCTCGATGCTGACCCCGGCCGCCATCGAGCGCCTCGCCCCCGTTCTACGGGTCTGCGAGGAGGCCGGCCGGCCCGTTCTGGTCCACCCCGGTCCGTCCGCCCGGGCCGCGGACGGCGAGGAGTTTCCCGCCTGGTGGCCGGCCGTCGTGGACTACACCTCCCAGCTGACCGCCGCCTGGTGGTCCTGGCAGGCCACCGGCCGGGCACTGCTCCCGACGCTGCGGATCTGCTTCGCCGCGGGCGCCGGACTGGCCCCGATCCACCACGAGCGCTTCCACATCCGCGGGGGTGGAAACCCGCCACCGATCGACCGGCTGACCTTCGTCGAGACGTCGTCGTACGGGACGAGGGCGCTGGACGCGCTGATCCGGGTGCTCGGGATCGACGTCATCGTCAACGGCACCGACCGGCCCTACGCCGGCCCGACCGACCTCCGCATGGGCGAAGCCGCCACGCATGCGGTCCGCGTCGCCAACCCCACCCGCCTGCTCGAAGGAGGCCCGTCATGA